The genomic window AGTCCGCGCCCCATGCCGGCCCGCTGTCCGCCCTGCCCGCCGAAGAGGAACGCCGTCCGGTGCGGCCCCTCGTCGGCCGTGCCCCGCACGAGCGCGGGGTCGTCGCCGCCGTGCGCCAGCGCGTCGAGCGCGCGGAGGTGGCCGTCGCGGTCCCCGGCGACGATCACCGCGCGCTCGGCGAACGCGGTCCTGGCCACGGCGAGCGACAGGCCGAGGTCGGCGACGGAGAGCTCGGGGTACGCGAGGACGTGCTCGCGCAGCTGCCCGGCCTGCCCGCGCAGGGCATCGGCGTCCCGTCCCGACACGGGCCAGGGCAGCACGGGTGCGGCGGCGGGCAGCGCGGTGGGCACGGCCTGGACGGCCGCGGGCCGGGGGGCGTCGGTCAGCACCAGGTGGCAGTTCGTGCCGCCCATCCCGAAGGAGCTGACGCCGGCCAGCAGCGGGCGATGGGGGTGCGGCCAGGGTCCTGCGGCGGTCGCGACCCGCACGGTGCGCGGGACGGCGGGGTTGGGGGCGGTGAGGTTGAGGCTGGCCGGGATGCGCCGGTGCCTGATGCTCAGCGCCGCCTTGAGGAGCCCGACGATGCCGGCCGCACCCTCCAGGTGCCCGACGTTCGTCTTCGCGGATCCGACCAGCAGCGGGTCGTCCCCGCCGGTGCGGCCCTCGCCGAAGACGGCGCCGAGCGCGGCCGCCTCGACCGGGTCGCCGACCTTCGTCCCGGTGCCGTGCAGTTCGACGTACTGGGTGGCGGCCGGATCGGTGCCGGCCATCGCATGGGCTCCGCGCAGCACCTCCTCCTGGGCGGGCGCGCTCGGCACGGTCAGACCTGCCGCGGCCCCGGCGTTGTTCACAGCGGTGCCGCGGATCACGCAGTAGATGTCGTCGCCGTCCTCCAGAGCCTTCCGCAGCGGCTTGAGCACGACCACCCCGCCGCCCTCGCCCCGGACGTATCCGTTGGCCTGCGCGTCGAAAACCCGACATCGGCCGTCGGGCGACAGCGCGCCGAAGCGGTGGGCGCTCACCGCGCTGTCCGGTACGAGGTTGAGGTGGACGCCGCCGGCCAGCGCCAGCGCGCTGCGGCCGGAGCGCAGGCTCTCCACCGCCAGGTGGACGGCGACCAGCGACGAGGACTGACCGGAGTCGACGGTCAGACTCGGGCCCCGCAGGCCGAGGACGTACGAGAGCCGGTTGGCCATCAGCCCGCGCTCCAGGCCCGCGAGGGTGTGCCGGGTGATCGCCCGGTGGCCGCCGCGCCGGGCGATGGTGGCGTAGTCGTCGGCCATCGCGCCGAAGAAGACACCGGTGGCGCTGCCGCGCAGGTCTGCCGGGCGGATACCGGCGTCCTCCAGCGATTCCCAGCCCAGTTCGAGCATCAGCCGCTGCTGCGGGTCCATGGCGGTGGCTTCCCGGGGCGAGAGCCGGAAGAAGGCCGGGTCGAAGAGGTCCACCCCGTCGATGAAGCCGCCGGTGCGGACGGCTGCGGGCAGGTCGCCGTCATCGCCGTCCGCCGCCGCGTCCGCGAGGTCCCAGCGCCCGGCCGGGACCTCGCCGATGGCGCTGCGGCCTTCCGTCAGCAGGTGCCAGAACGCCGCCGGGTCCGGGGCCTGCGGAAGCCTGCACCCCAGCCCGATGACCGCGACCGCGTCGTCGTGCTCCTGCATCCGGATGCCCTCCCTGACGGTCGGCGGTCGGGGCGCGGCGACGGCAGGCGGCAACCACCACCCCCGTCAGTACGCCCGCGGACCTAAAGTCCCGGCTCAGACGCTACGTCCGGCCCGATCCGGCGGCATCGCGCAGATTGCTGGCTTGAGCGGGGCTCTCCCGCACCCCCGCCCGCTGAACGGCCGCGGGACGCCGCCCGGTGTCACCCGACCGCCCCGTGACGCGCGCCGGCGCCGGTCGTTGAGGTGTCGATACGAGACAACGCGGGCCGGCCGGCCGCGCCCGCGGAGGGAGTCGTGTGCACAGCATCGTCAACACCGAGCAGGCGGCCGCCTGGAACGGTGACGAAGGCGTCCACTGGGCGGACCACCAGCAGGACTACGACGCCGTGAACAGCGGTTTCAACGAGGCGCTGTTCGCGGCGGCCCGGGTCGCCGACGAGGACCGGGTGCTCGACATCGGCTGCGGCAACGGCCAGGTCACCCGGCTCGCCGCCCGCCGCGCCCCGTGGGGCCGTGCGCTCGGCATCGACCTGTCGGCGCCGATACTCCAGCGCGCCAGGGCGACGGCGGTGGTCGAGGACGTCACGAACGCGGAGTTCGCCCAGGGCGACGCGCAGGTCCACCCGTTTCCGGACGCCGGTTTCGACGTCGCCGTCAGCCGCTTCGGCGTGATGTTCTTCGCCGACCCGGTCGCGGCCTTCTCCAACGTCCACCGCGCGCTGCGGCCCGGCGGGCGGCTGGTCTTCCTGTGCCTGCAGGCCATGGAGCGCAACGGGATCGGCGCGGTCCTCGGCCAGGTCGCCCGCCGCTACGCGCCCCCGGACGCACCGGCCGCCGACCTGGCCGGGGCCTTCTCGCTCGCCGAGCGGGACACGGTCGCCGCGCTGCTGGACCGGGCGGGCTTCCACGACGTCGCCGCCACCGGCGTCGAGGCGCCCCAGGTGTGGGGCCGCGACGCGGCCGCGGCGGCCCGCTTCCTGTCCGGCTGGGGCCCGGTCCGCGCGCTCTGCGCGGCCGAGCCGTCACCCGATGCGGTGCGCAAGGTCATCCAGGAGGCTCTTGCCGGGCATGAGACCCCCGAGGGTGTCCGCCTCACCGGAGCGGCCTGGCTGGTGACGGCGACGGCGTAGCCCGGCCCCGGTGCACGGGCCGCCGGCGCCGCACGCCGTCCGGCGGGGCGCGGGGCGGGAGTTCGGCGGGGTCCGGGCGGAGGTCAGCCGGTTCCGTGCGCGAGGGTCCGGGCCGAAGGTCAGCCAGCCCGGACCGGGAGGTCAGCCCGCGGCGGCCCGGTCGGCGGTCTTCACCTCGGCCGGGCCGAGCGGCACGCCCCGGAGCAGCTGGACCATCACCGTGACGACGCCGGCCATGACGCACTGGTCGCTGAGGTTGAAGATGCCGCCGTGGCCGACCTGGATGAAGTCCAGCACCGCTCCCCGCCCGAAACCGGGCGTGCGGAAGATGCGGTCGGTGAGGTTGCCGCCGGCGCCGGCGAAGATCAGGCCGAGGCCGACCGCCCAGCCCCGGCTGCGTACCGTCGGCGCCGTGCGGATGATGAAGGCGAGCACGCCGATCGCCAGCACGGTGAATACCAGGGTCGCGCGCGGCGCGAAGGATCCGGCGGCGCCGGAGTTGCGGTAGGCGGTGAAGGTGAGGTGGCCGCCGAGCGTGTGGTGCGGCGGGTGGCCCTCGACCACCACGGCCGCGACCGCCTTCGTCACCTGGTCGAGCGCGAGCCCCGCCGCCGCCGTGATCCACAGCATGCGCTGTGGCACTCCCCTGCCCGGCATCGGCAGCCTCCCGCGTTCGCATGACCGTACGGCGGCGTGACCGCCGTCCCCCGTCGAGCGTACGCCCGGCCGGGGAGGTCCCCCGCGGGGCCGGAATCCGGCAGGTATGCCCGAACGGCCCCGCTGCCCGGAGGCGGCGGGCGGGAAGGCTGGTCCGGACGACACCGTCCCCGCCTGGAGGTCCCGATGCCCGACGCGCCCACCACCCGCCCGCCCGCGGCCCTGTCCGAGGACGAGCTGAGGGCGCTCGACGCCCACTGGCGGGCCTCGAACTACCTCGCGGTCGGGCAGATCTACCTGATGGCCAACCCGCTGCTGACCGAGCCGCTGCGTCCTGAGCACATCAAGCCGCGGCTGCTCGGCCACTGGGGCACCTCCCCTGGGCTGAACCTGGTCCACACCCACCTCAACCGGGTGATCAGCGCCCGTGACCTGGACGCGATCTGCGTCTGGGGCCCCGGCCACGGCGGCCCGGCGGTCCTGGCGAACTCCTGGATCGAGGGCAGCTACACCGAGACCTACCCGGAGATCAGCCGGGACGCGGAAGGTATGGGCCGGCTGTTCCGGCAGTTCTCCTTCCCCGGCGGGGTGCCCTCGCACGTGGCGCCGGAGACGCCCGGCTCGATCCACGAAGGCGGCGAGCTGGGCTACTCCCTCTCGCACGCCTACGGCGCCGCGCTGGACAACCCGGGCCTGGTGGTCGCCTGCGTGATCGGCGACGGCGAGGCGGAGACCGGGCCGCTGGCCGCCTCGTGGCACTCCAACAAGTTCCTCGACCCGGTGCACGACGGGGCCGTGCTGCCGATCCTGCACCTGAACGGCTACAAGATCGCCAACCCCACCGTGCTGGCCCGCCTCCCCCGCGAGGAGCTGGACGAGCTGCTGCGCGGCTACGGCCACGACCCGATCCACGTCACCGGCGACGACCCCCTGGCCGTGCACCAGGAGATGGCCGCCGCCATGGACACCGCCCTGGACCGTGTCGCCGCCTTCCAGGAGGCGGCCAGGGAGCGTGGCGCCACCGAGCGGCCGCGCTGGCCGATGATCGTGCTGCGCACCCCCAAGGGCTGGACCGGCCCCGCCGAGGTCGACGGGCTGCCGGTCGCCGGTACCTGGCGTGCCCACCAGGTGCCGCTCGGCGGGGTGCGCACCAACCCCGACCACCTGCGCCAGCTGGAGGAGTGGCTGCGCTCCTACCGGCCCACCGAACTCTTCGACGCCGACGGCCACCCCCGCCCCCAGGTGCTCGAGTGCGTCCCGGAGGGCACCCGGCGGCTGGGCGCGAACCCGCACACCAACGGCGGGCTGCTGCTGCGCGACCTCCCGCTGCCGCCGCTCGACGAATTCGCCGTGCCGGTCGACACCCCGGGCACCACCCTGCACGAGCCGACCCGGGTCCTGGGCTCCCTGCTGGAGCGGATCATGGCCGACACCGCCGGCAGCAGGAACTTCCGGATCGTCGGCCCGGACGAGACCGCGTCCAACCGGCTGCAGGACGTCTACGGGGCCACCGGTAAGGCCTGGCAGGCCGATGTCCTCGACGTGGACGAGCACCTGGACCGGCACGGGCGGGTCATGGAGATCCTGTCCGAGCACACCTGCCAGGGCTGGCTCGAGGGCTACCTCCTCACCGGGCGGCACGGCCTGTTCTCCAGCTACGAGGCCTTCGTCCACATCGTCGACTCGATGGTCAACCAGCACATCAAATGGCTGCGCACCACCCGCGAACTCCGCTGGCGCCGCCCGCTGGCCTCGCTGAACTACCTGCTCACCTCGCACGTCTGGCGCCAGGACCACAACGGCTTCTCCCACCAGGACCCCGGCTTCATCGACCACGTGCTGAACAAGGCTCCCGAGGTCGTCCGCGTCTACCTGCCGCCGGACACCAACACCCTGCTCTCGGTGGCCGACCACGTCCTGGCCTCCCGGGGCTACGTCAACGTCGTCGTCGCCGGGAAGCAGCCCAGCTTCGACTGGCTGTCCATGGACGCCGCCCGCGCGCATGCGGCCCGCGGCGCCGGGCTGTGGGAATGGGCGGGCACCGAGGACGTACGACGCGGTCCTGACGTCGTCCTCGCCTGCGCCGGCGACGTGCCGACCCTTGAAGTGCTCGCAGCGGCGCAGCTGTTGCGCCACCACCTGCCCCAACTCGGCGTCCGGGTGGTCAACATCGTCGACCTCGCCCGCCTCATGCCGCACGAGGAGCACCCGCACGGTATGACCGACGCGGAATACGACGCCCTGTTCACCCCCGACAAACCGGTCATCCTCGCCTATCACGGCTACCCCTGGCTCATCCACCGCCTCGCCTACCGCCGCACCGGCCACGCCAACCTCCATGTGCGCGGCTACAAGGAGATCGGCACCACGACGACACCCTTCGACATGGTGCTGCGCAACGACCTGGACCGCTACCGCCTGGTGATGGACGTCATCGACCGCGTCCCCGGCCTCCCCGTGACCGCTGCCGCGGTACGCCAGCGCATGGAGGAGGTACGTCTCCGCCACCACGCCTGGATCCGCGAGCACGGCACCGACCTGCCGGAGGTCGCCGACTGGACCTGGCAGAACTGACCACGGGCGGTCAGGCGGGTGGCGGGGCGGCGTCCCAGGAGCCGGTCCTGAAGAACGCGGGGGCCTGATCCGTCTGCCCCGAGCGGCGCAATTCCGCGAAGCGGTCCGCGAGCGTGCCGAACAGTCCCTCGGGATCGATCGGCGCTCGCGGGTCGATCGTGCGGAAAGCCCTCATCACTTCGATGCTGAACAGGCCGCCCACCCCGGGAATGTCCTGCGCGTTGTCCTCGGGCCCGCTGGCCAGATACACCGCCTGGGCGGTACCGCCGACCGTCCGCGGGCGGGTCCACCCCGTGTATTCCTGGTTCGCCATGCCGTCCAGGAGGGCGGCCGGCGATCCCCCACAGGAGTCGACGAACCACAGCTGACGTCCGAATCCGATGTGTTCCCGCCGGAAAGCCGCCAGTGTCCGGCCGAGCTCCAGGCTCGCCGCCTCGGGCTCGCCGTCGGCGAGCAGCAGGCGCGACTCGCCGGTGCTGTCCCGGAAACCGTGGCCGCTCCAGAACACCAGCAGCAAGTCGTCGTCCCGGCGCTCGGACACCTCGCCGAACAACACTGCCTCGACCTCTGCCAGCGTGGCGTCCCTCGTCGGCACACCCGCTCGCTCCACCTTCGCGCGGTTCACCTCCGACGGAGAGATCAGCGCCGAGATGTGCGAGGCCGGCACCCCGCACTTCCGCAGCCACTCGATGGCGTTGCACGCGTCATGCGCGGGACCGTCCAGTCCGGGGGTTCCGGCGGCGTAGGTCTCGACGCCCACCACCACCGCGTAGGTCCTCGCGACCGGGAACCCGAAGAGTTCGCGGACCTCCGCATCGCGAAAGGAACTGCGCTCCTCGTCCAGCGCGGGGTCGTTCCAGAGGAGCGCGAGGTCCGGCTGACCTTCCTCGGCCAGGAGGTCGTTGCGCAGATCCAGCAGGGCATCGGGCAGTGCTTTGGGCCGGGACAGCAACTCGCGCACCAGGTCGCGGAAAGCCTCGCGATCCCCTCGGCGCTCGTTCCAGATCACCGCGCGGACGCCGGCGGATACCGCCGTCCGCAGCTGGCCGAGACGGCGGGCGCTGCCACGGTCGACGGGAGGACCGTCGAGAACGACGCACAGCACCGCGGGGTTGTCGCGCAACCCCGCGGCCAGCGTCCACTCGTCCTCGTCGCCGGCCCAGTACACGTCGTCCTCGCGAACGCGACCCCGCGCGCGGACCATCAGTTCCCAGCGGTGGTGGCCGCCGAGCCGCCTGGCCGGCAGTCCGCCGGAGTCCGGGGACCACCGCACCACCACGGGGTGCTCAGCGTCGAGGGGACGGCTGTGCGTCGGGTCACCCGGATAGCGCTCCCAGTGATACACGGGGACAGCCGGGTCCGTATGCGACAGGTCGACCACGACCATCAGCCGTGCGACGGTCCCGGGGCTGCCTTCCGCCCTTGCCACACTCTCCATCACCAGTGATCGGACGTCCTGTGATTGGCGACCGGCGATCTCCGCCAGCAGAAGCCGGCCGAGGATCGTCGCCTCCACGTCGAATTCGCGCACGTCCGCCCCTCTGGGCTGCACTCTGATCAGCAACGGCTCCCAGCCCCACTCCCATTCCTCACCCGCCGCACCCGCCACCGCCAGTTCCCGCTCCCGGGGCGACCCCTCTCCGCCCTCCTGGATCGCTCCGTCCCCCAGCAGCCTCAGCGTGGCTTCGCTCGCAGCGGCGAAAGGCAGCAGGTCGTCCGGGATCGTCTCGTCGCCGAGCGGGTCGGCGACCGCGTAGCGGAAGCCGCGCTGCGACGTCTCCTGCTGGAGGAAGCGGCTCAGGGCGAAGTGGACCTGCCACAGGTCGTCCGAGGCGAGGGCCTTGCCCAGCTCGTGCTGGACGCCGGTGCGGAAGCACAGCCGCAGGTCGTGGCTGTCCGAGCCGGGGGCGTGGGCGAAGAGGCCGCCGACGACGAGTTCGGCCAGGTCGGCCACTTCTGAACGCGGTTCGAGTGCGGCCTGGACGGTCCGCAGCACCGGGAGGGACAGGGTGGGGAAAGGGCTGCACAGCACGGCGAGGCGCTGGGCGGCCGGCGACGAGACCCGGCGGAAGGTGTCGATCAGCCGCTCGACGCTCGGCAGCGGCTCGTCGGCCTGATCGGCGTCGGGGAAGAGGTCGCCGTCCGGTTCCGGCAGCAGGCCGCCGGGCGGGATCAGGACGCCCTCGCAGCCGTCGAGGCCGGTGGCCATCAGGGTGCCTGCCCAGGCGCCGACCGAGTCCGCCGAGATGCCGACCACGGGACAGGGCATCCATCCACCGGCCGCGTCCGGCGGATCCATGGCGGC from Streptomyces sp. NBC_01198 includes these protein-coding regions:
- a CDS encoding class I SAM-dependent methyltransferase, whose translation is MHSIVNTEQAAAWNGDEGVHWADHQQDYDAVNSGFNEALFAAARVADEDRVLDIGCGNGQVTRLAARRAPWGRALGIDLSAPILQRARATAVVEDVTNAEFAQGDAQVHPFPDAGFDVAVSRFGVMFFADPVAAFSNVHRALRPGGRLVFLCLQAMERNGIGAVLGQVARRYAPPDAPAADLAGAFSLAERDTVAALLDRAGFHDVAATGVEAPQVWGRDAAAAARFLSGWGPVRALCAAEPSPDAVRKVIQEALAGHETPEGVRLTGAAWLVTATA
- a CDS encoding signal peptidase II translates to MLWITAAAGLALDQVTKAVAAVVVEGHPPHHTLGGHLTFTAYRNSGAAGSFAPRATLVFTVLAIGVLAFIIRTAPTVRSRGWAVGLGLIFAGAGGNLTDRIFRTPGFGRGAVLDFIQVGHGGIFNLSDQCVMAGVVTVMVQLLRGVPLGPAEVKTADRAAAG
- a CDS encoding phosphoketolase family protein, translated to MPDAPTTRPPAALSEDELRALDAHWRASNYLAVGQIYLMANPLLTEPLRPEHIKPRLLGHWGTSPGLNLVHTHLNRVISARDLDAICVWGPGHGGPAVLANSWIEGSYTETYPEISRDAEGMGRLFRQFSFPGGVPSHVAPETPGSIHEGGELGYSLSHAYGAALDNPGLVVACVIGDGEAETGPLAASWHSNKFLDPVHDGAVLPILHLNGYKIANPTVLARLPREELDELLRGYGHDPIHVTGDDPLAVHQEMAAAMDTALDRVAAFQEAARERGATERPRWPMIVLRTPKGWTGPAEVDGLPVAGTWRAHQVPLGGVRTNPDHLRQLEEWLRSYRPTELFDADGHPRPQVLECVPEGTRRLGANPHTNGGLLLRDLPLPPLDEFAVPVDTPGTTLHEPTRVLGSLLERIMADTAGSRNFRIVGPDETASNRLQDVYGATGKAWQADVLDVDEHLDRHGRVMEILSEHTCQGWLEGYLLTGRHGLFSSYEAFVHIVDSMVNQHIKWLRTTRELRWRRPLASLNYLLTSHVWRQDHNGFSHQDPGFIDHVLNKAPEVVRVYLPPDTNTLLSVADHVLASRGYVNVVVAGKQPSFDWLSMDAARAHAARGAGLWEWAGTEDVRRGPDVVLACAGDVPTLEVLAAAQLLRHHLPQLGVRVVNIVDLARLMPHEEHPHGMTDAEYDALFTPDKPVILAYHGYPWLIHRLAYRRTGHANLHVRGYKEIGTTTTPFDMVLRNDLDRYRLVMDVIDRVPGLPVTAAAVRQRMEEVRLRHHAWIREHGTDLPEVADWTWQN
- a CDS encoding SAV_2336 N-terminal domain-related protein, with the translated sequence MLDDLIRALRAAGCDADPVALADALWLAGAMAGSADGGGGDGSSGGEPAPRGDDSTARDPVGPAGPDELGGQPPPPAEGMDAFDSAGGVGGRPAVIRHAGRGVALPDRQAVARALRPLKLAFPRGREVALDAEATVRATVEARTLTPVLSPLPERWFHLDLVVDGSASMQVWQDVVGELQSVMEQLGAFSTVRRWSLDPAAPDGHPVRGPDGGPVRADRLCDAAGRRLVAVVSDCVAPGWRRPEVWQALRTWGRSTATVLLNPLPRRMWPHTGLDGYVVPLAAAGRGARTNDFGYTVPAALRVLAAMDPPDAAGGWMPCPVVGISADSVGAWAGTLMATGLDGCEGVLIPPGGLLPEPDGDLFPDADQADEPLPSVERLIDTFRRVSSPAAQRLAVLCSPFPTLSLPVLRTVQAALEPRSEVADLAELVVGGLFAHAPGSDSHDLRLCFRTGVQHELGKALASDDLWQVHFALSRFLQQETSQRGFRYAVADPLGDETIPDDLLPFAAASEATLRLLGDGAIQEGGEGSPRERELAVAGAAGEEWEWGWEPLLIRVQPRGADVREFDVEATILGRLLLAEIAGRQSQDVRSLVMESVARAEGSPGTVARLMVVVDLSHTDPAVPVYHWERYPGDPTHSRPLDAEHPVVVRWSPDSGGLPARRLGGHHRWELMVRARGRVREDDVYWAGDEDEWTLAAGLRDNPAVLCVVLDGPPVDRGSARRLGQLRTAVSAGVRAVIWNERRGDREAFRDLVRELLSRPKALPDALLDLRNDLLAEEGQPDLALLWNDPALDEERSSFRDAEVRELFGFPVARTYAVVVGVETYAAGTPGLDGPAHDACNAIEWLRKCGVPASHISALISPSEVNRAKVERAGVPTRDATLAEVEAVLFGEVSERRDDDLLLVFWSGHGFRDSTGESRLLLADGEPEAASLELGRTLAAFRREHIGFGRQLWFVDSCGGSPAALLDGMANQEYTGWTRPRTVGGTAQAVYLASGPEDNAQDIPGVGGLFSIEVMRAFRTIDPRAPIDPEGLFGTLADRFAELRRSGQTDQAPAFFRTGSWDAAPPPA